A genomic region of Denticeps clupeoides chromosome 17, fDenClu1.1, whole genome shotgun sequence contains the following coding sequences:
- the alkbh3 gene encoding alpha-ketoglutarate-dependent dioxygenase alkB homolog 3, whose amino-acid sequence MGDKRQRARVQGSWAKPLPKPPTRPAGPCPSSSSWSSGPSTVEFHQPSKQKRDVPMEKTIDKEGVYEISHGPSGVSTLRLFPGFLLQEEADWVFSTLLADLPWSQKTNHRQGEAYEEPRLTCWYGELPYTYSNSTLTANPEWHPALSSLRASLEQHSGRSFNSLLCNLYRDGKDSIGWHSDNEPALGPQPTIASLSLGDTRVFSLRKQPVPEASGDYTYVEKLRIPLAHGALLMMEGYTQEDWQHRVAKEYHDRGPRINLTFRNMFPGPTRHAKEKVPRGQRPDKAFP is encoded by the exons ATGGGGGATAAACGCCAACGCGCCAGAGTCCAGGGATCCTGGGCCAAGCCTCTGCCGAAACCACCAACTCGGCCAGCCG GCCCTTgcccatcatcatcttcatggAGCTCAGGACCATCTACAGTGGAATTCCACCAGCcatcaaag CAAAAAAGAGACGTACCGATGGAGAAGACAATTGA TAAGGAGGGGGTCTATGAAATCAGCCATGGTCCCTCAGGGGTGTCCAC GCTACGGCTGTTCCCTGGGTTTCTACTGCAGGAGGAGGCAGACTGGGTGTTCAGTACACTGCTGGCTGATCTGCCCTGGTCACAGAAGACCAACCACAGGCAGG gtGAGGCTTATGAGGAGCCTAGACTGACGTGTTGGTATGGAGAGCTGCCCTACACCTACTCCAACTCAACGCTGACAGCCAACCCGGAG TGGCACCCGGCTCTGAGCAGTTTGCGAGCCTCATTGGAGCAGCACAGCGGCCGCTCTTTTAACTCCCTGTTGTGTAACCTGTACCGCGACGGCAAAGACAGCATCGGCTGGCACAGCGACAACGAGCCAGCGCTGGGCCCGCAGCCGACCATCGCCTCCCTCAGTCTGGGTGACACGCGCGTCTTCAGCCTCCGCAAGCAGCCTGTCCCG GAGGCGAGTGGGGACTACACCTATGTTGAGAAGCTACGGATCCCATTGGCCCATGGGGCTCTGCTGATGATGGAGGGCTACACACAGGAAGACTGGCAG CATCGAGTCGCCAAGGAGTACCACGACCGGGGGCCGCGGATAAACCTCACTTTCCGCAACATGTTCCCAGGGCCGACGCGGCATGCCAAGGAGAAGGTGCCTCGCGGACAGAGACCTGACAAAGCCTTCCCGTGA
- the c17h11orf96 gene encoding uncharacterized protein C11orf96 homolog encodes MAVRQMEGAGFPTLPVHLMAMEEFPQQLPVPKGPARGRSRPRRPREARFKTQPVTFAEIAEVEEEGASPLEEERARRSFLQSLENLRRSTQALHGPGTPPTRTPTPTQASLDSSDSDSAQ; translated from the coding sequence ATGGCCGTCCGTCAGATGGAGGGGGCGGGATTCCCCACGCTGCCCGTTCACCTGATGGCCATGGAGGAGTTCCCCCAGCAGCTGCCCGTGCCTAAGGGCCCCGCCCGTGGACGAAGCCGGCCCCGCAGGCCCAGGGAGGCCCGCTTCAAGACGCAGCCCGTCACCTTCGCCGAGATCgccgaggtggaggaggagggcgcGTCGccgctggaggaggagagagcgcGGCGGTCCTTCCTACAGTCCCTGGAGAACCTGAGGCGGAGCACCCAGGCTCTGCATGGCCCTGGGACCCCGCCCACACGCACCCCGACCCCGACACAGGCCAGCCTGGACTCCAGCGATTCCGACTCGGCCCAGTGA